Below is a genomic region from Henckelia pumila isolate YLH828 chromosome 3, ASM3356847v2, whole genome shotgun sequence.
TCTATCATACGCGAAGCTCTATAAATCCTCTTCCAGGTGGAGTTTTTACCTCATGTGTTTTTTTGTAAACATGTGTATTTGTAGTTGGAAATAGTATACACATTTTtatcaattaattgaattgatggAATTAAATTTGATTGGGTTACTCAGGTTACACCACTTTTATAATATTTCTTGCTATGCTATAGGAATTTACCACTATATTTTATGTACATGGGTCATTCTTTTATTTGAGGTGGTTGTTAATGTTGAAAGGTTTCAAGCCAGTAAAACATATGGTGTTTTCTGGTCTATATCCCGCGGATGGGTCTGATTTTGAAGCTCTTAATCATGCCATCGAAAGATTAACTTGCAATGACGCTAGTGTCTCTGTTACCAAAGAGAGTAGCACAGCACTTGGCTTGGGCTTCAGGTGAGTGTAAACTGCAGTGATTGTTTAACACTCTATGTTCTAGTTTTGACAACTTCTAGTTTCCAACAGATGTGGTTTCCTTGGTTTGCTCCACATGGATGTTTTTCATCAACGTCTTGAACAGGTATAGTGCTTTACTTATATATGTTTTGCAGAAACTGAATCAACATTCATATAATATTTATCAATTAAACTTCCAATATAGATTGCCATTAAAAGTTGTTTTAGAGAAATATCTCATATGTTAGCATACTACAATCATCAGAGTCTCATGATATTTATCCTTTTCAAAGAGTATCTTGCACGTTTCCTATACTGTTGATGGATATGTGTTACAGTGAACAACGTAGAACATACTCAGTACTTGTTTTTCATGAGTTGGATTATTTCACTTATTTATGGaacgtgaaaatattttttctatTCATTTTCTTGAGGTGGAACAAGGACAGCAGTTCTTTAGTGCACCTAATGTTATCATCTGCCAAGAAGGAACGAAAAGCATATCAATTTTAGTTATGCCTGGGTCTCACTGATGcacatgttatttttatttgcaTACGATGAAGTAGCACTGTCTCTGcctttttcatgttttgacaATTGGAATACCTTCATTTTTTGGCATTTACTTTTTGTTCACATAATAGGAACATGGAGCTCATGTGATTTCTACTGTTCCTACTGTGCCATACATTTTTGAGTATTCCGATGGCAGGTAAGTGGCCTGTACAGAAACTTTTaacttttatcttttttttcaGTGATTTAAAAGCAACTGATCACATTTGATAGCAAAATACATATTCAAAACCCTGCTACGCTGCCTTCAAATCCAAAACAACGAGTGACAGCTTGTTGGGAACCGACTGTGATAGCAACAATTATAATTCCTAGTGAGTAAGCTCTCAAGCTCTAAATTTTCCGATAAAAGTTTCATGTGATGTTTAACTCATCatcatattttttgaaaaaatccgGCGTCTGGATTAATCATTAAGTATGTTTAATAACATCTTTTCTTTGATTGAAGATATGTCGGTGCCATTATAACTCTGTGCTCTGAAAGGCGAGGAGAGCAGTTAGAGTACTCTTTTATTGACAGGTGAATTATTCGAACGTGATAATATCTTGCTTTTTTGTTATTGAACCCTTCCTTTAAGTTTGACTTAGGACAacaataaatacttaaaatgaATCTGGCTAGGCTTGTACCCTTCTAAACTCGCGTTGGAATAGACTGTTGGTGATTAATTAAATCATAATTTTAGCACTAAATTTGGTTCGGAAGGTTAAAATAAGTAGATTATTAATTTCTCTTCTTGTTTGCTATTGATAAACCACTGTTCTTGTTCCCACGGATAACTAGCTCTGGATTCTTTGATTGATGCAGTCAGAGAGCACTCATGAAATATCGATTACCTTTGAGGGAAATTATTGTCGACTTTTACAATGAATTAAAGAGTATAACGTCAGGATATGCATCTTTTGATTATGAGGAAGCAGAGTAAGTATTGGTGCTCTTCTTCCTTGCACCTTTTGGATTACTCTTATTTTTACTGGCTCTGAAGTACGTAATACTGCACAACCTATGAGTGTCCTTAAATATGATTAGATGTCAACAACTGCTTCTTTTGACAGCTATCAGGCCTCTGATCTGGTGAAACTTGATATCCTGTTAAATGGACAACCAGTTGATGCTATGGCGACTATAATTCACAGATCAAAGGCCCAAAGAGTTGGTCGTGAACTAGTGGAGAAGCTGAAAAAATTCATTGACAGGTAATGATCAATATTATTTGCCATTCAATttgatttgtgtttttgttgcggAGACTATCTTAGTACATCGTTGAACAGGCAAATGTTTGAGATAATCATCCAAGCTGCTATTGGGTCAAAGGTCATTGCCAGGGAAACGTGAGTACATGAAATTccttcaataaaattctcaaaatgTCTGTTTTGGTTAATCTGACTCTCAACTTCTTGTGATAGCACCCTTCGATTTTCAACAGTTTGTTTAAAGGCTCCAACTCCTGGCACAATTTCATAGAATTTAGGATGTGTTATCATTTAAATGATTCCTGTGTATGCTTAGTTTCATTTTATGGAAGCCTATGACTCTTCCTTTGGCGGTAACATATTTTTAGGATATCGGCAATGAGGAAAAACGTTCTTGCAAAATGCTATGGTGGTGATGTTACTAGGAAGAGGAAATTGTTGGAAAAGCAAAAGGAAGGAAAGAAGCGCATGAAACGTGTTGGGTCTGTTGACATACCTCAGGAGGCCTTTCACGAGCTACTGAAGAGTTCATGATATGGACCTTGTCATACAAGGGATGTATTTAACGTTGTTGTTCACTCATATTTTTTCTAGTTATCAAATGCCAAGGCATCACATTCTAATGTCACTTCCAACTCTTCCGCCCAAAGAAATTTATAAAACCATATCATACATCAAGTTACTATTTCAcaaatatatcattgcttctcTCTGCCTTTCCGAATATCTAATCTTCATGTTCGATATTATATGTCATATCGTTTGTAAAAAACATGAAATGCAAGGACAATTTTAGAATATCTCAAGTTTCTCTTGTTCGAGCATTCAACATGTCTTAAAACACGTGTTGACGTGTAGGAGAAGTTTAAATCATTCATCACCATTTGAGGTAAGTGAACTGGAACCTGAATCCTTTGTGTGCTCACCAAACTTCAAGTTTTGGCCTAAATTTTCTACTCTTTCACCATTTGCTATTTTTGCACCACCATTGATTCTGCAGCTATTACGGATCCATATAGGTAACCTGCAGCCCTTAAACTGAAGATCCCATTTTGGATTTCATGACGAAAAACCTAGACTTGTTGAAATTTTTGGGTTACTCCGACTTCCGAGAATAGAATGGCTCGAATGTCCACTGGATGCGTGGATGGACTGGTGGTGAGGTCGACCAGAGAGTAGTGGGGGGAAAAGAGGCTGGCCTGGGTAGGATGGAATTAGAAACTATGAgattgtttaatttttagtCAAATATTGTTTTGAGTTCAAAATGGAGAGAGTTTACAGAGATTGTTTAATGTTGAATCAAATAAATTCAGATCAAGCACTTGGTCGTATTTCCACGCAGCAATAGTTGAGTTATTATTAACGAAAAGGGGAGATGCATGTTTTTTTAATGTTACCTTTCCCTTTTATTTTACTTATCCGTATATCatcattttttgtttaaaacttGAATTATCCCTGTAGAGAATTCCAGTGGAGAAATATAACAAAATTCCAAGTCGGCGCTACATTTTCCCCTAATAATGGATTCCTTCTATTTAcatttgtattaaaaaaaaaaaaaaaaaaaaaaaaagaaggaaaaatccacaagaagaagaaaaagaaatgaaataatcaaataatGTGTATTTCCAATTCAAAGCCTTACACTAACTGCATCAAATCGAACAATGAAGTTAGTATTCAACTCTGCCGCGGACTTGACAAAACGAATTTCACACGTCAACAAATGTTACCTTTTTTTGGGTTTAATTGTGTCTAAATATGTACATTAAACTGTCCTGAGATCACGAAAACAAGCATATTCTTCTCGGAGGGGGAACAAAGaacaaaagcaaaagcaaaaaGAAACAGAAGTAGCAATGCAACATCTTAGTTTGTTGCTATCTTTGGTCCTTTATACGACACCCCGACTACAAAGAAATCTTCGGGTTTTTCCCTCTCCATGAGCCACGCATACTCATCCTGTTCTTCCTCAGGTACAAGCAGGCAGTTCTCCGCTGAATTTGAATGAAAATGACCATTAACCACCAATCATGGTGACGAGGGAATGCATGCATAAAATGAGAGCCTGAGAGGTGGATTCAGTAGCTGAGTGTAAGGGGAAATGCACTGCCAGAATTAAAACTTCTAAAATTTtacatgcatatatatttttttttgcaatcCATGTGTTGCCCAAAATACATGAAGTCAGCTCCCCACCCATTCAGCTCTGTAGATCCACCCCTCCAGAAGTACTAAAAAAAAGTTGTACCCTGAAAACTGTTTAATGGGAACTCATGGTAGTATTGACAATGACGACCCTCAGGATCACAGTATGGAGGGCCAAGCACATCTAGTACTGCACATGCGGTCTTGGCTGTTAGTATGTGCATGTTGCCACCATGAGCTGGATACAGAATTGACGTTTCACAGGGAGCAGTGAATTGGGAGTCCACCTTTTGCTTCGCTAGGCGTAAACCATTAGCACGGCCTGCATGATcaaatatgataaaaaaaattatcattctCATGTTTTGACACACACAATAATATGCGTGTACAAGTGAACATAGGGAGGGGGTGACTCTATATGAATCCGCAAGAGGCAGTCATTAAAAATATCAGCCTCCCAACTCCTCAACCCATGCATGCTCATAAAGCTACAAATACACAGACCGAAAAGAGGCTCATGATTCTACTCGACTTTTCCGGGTGATGTTCTAGTCTCAGGGGTGGGTCTCTTGAGTATTTCTTGATCATGTTTGCCCATAATTCTCTAGTAATGAGAcagaaacttaaattaaacgtACTAGATAAAAGAAGGTCTTGGATGCTCCGCCAGGTGGAGCTAAGCCCTTGGATCAATGGAGGGCCCACATGATAACATGTGGGTCCCACATATTTTCATGTGGGCCCTATTGATCCAAGGGCTATGCTGCACCTGGAGAAGAACTCCAGGTGCAGCATAGTCTCACCCGTCTTGGTTTGGATGGAAATACGTCTATCACAGTCATGGTGGAGGTTAACTCTAGGCAACATCATACCTCTTTCTTGATTTCAAAAGGCTTGAATCTTTGGGTGCGATATTTTCCGAAAAAGCAAAGAAGTGGGACCAAAGGTAGGTATGATTTGGTGAGACAGCACAAAAGTAAGTAAAATTCCAAATTTGACAAAAAGCTGAGCTGCCATTCTTCTTGTTGCTTTTCACTAATCAATCGTATGACAGATAATTGCACAAAATTTCGAACATTTGTCATATCCTATGTAAGAACACCACCAAATGTGTTTATAAATCAAAATTGGATTATACGAGACCTACCTACATATCTAACGGTTAGTAATGCACCTGGTGAGGAGGGGAgctttttaatgcattaaaattgaaaaagttttaaattgtttttccTCATGAGCTGTATAACAACCTTCCTCGCACCTGACTGATGATTGGCTTAACTTACTTTGTAGAGCGTTGGCAGTTGCTGCATCAATGTTGGCATCCATCTCATTCAACCAGTCATATGACTTGTAATGCATTTTCCCAAAGAGAAGCTTGCTAAAAACTGTCATTCCAGGATGGTTATGTAGCGGAATGACACTTTTCGGTGGCAAGCAGAAAATACCAATCTGGATTCATTCAAGAAAGACCAACAATAAACATCGACCATGAAGGGGGGAGGGGATCAATCAAGAGCTTTGCAGCAGACTACATACGGAGAATCTATCGCACTCGTGGAGGTGCAGGTAGGTAATGATTGGGGCTCTATCGTTGTCGAAAAAACGCATATTAGGGCTCAAACCAACATCCGCTTGGGTCATCTGGTCTGCGTTTGTATGAAACTTTATTAGCCCGGTTGAATTCGTGTCTAGAGCACATAAACCAGCACTTTGCATATCTTCAAgcaaacaggaatttgattcttTTCGATTTTACAAGCCTCTAGGAAGGGGAATAAACGATGAAAGCATATCTAAAAACAAGCaaaaatattagaattcttGCTTTATTACCTTAATTCAAGATGATCCTTTTCAAGACAATGAAACAagaatcatttttaaaatacaaCCATGCAAATTAATAACAGCATGATTTTGTTGATATCAAGAGACATATCAAATCTAACTAAAAGCAATAGCAACTTATCTATGGATTCACAAACTTTAGAGTCTAATTCAGCAACAAGCAAGATTCAAAGAAACTAGGTTAGCTGCAGTGAGTCCAATAAGTCTTCTTGTACCCTTGTCTTCGTAGAGCAGATTACAACTATTACTTTCATCAAGGAGAAATAATCATcttctttttcaaaaaaaaaaaaaaggagaaatATTTATCTCAATGAGAGTTGAAATCAAGAATGCAAattccattaaaaaaaaaaacaaaaattaccaAACCGCGTCTTAATACATCAAACTGATTGTCTAAAAAACAAGGGTACGTTAAAACAAGAATGAATGAAAGAGGCAAAAAGGTTAATGAATACCCAGAACAGCAGCAAGCTTTTCCACGTTTTGAGGCGATGGAACAATGCCAGGGGAACAATCGGCAAACACTTCCTTGCAAGTCTCATACAGTCTTTGAACAGGAGACAGTTTCTTCTGTCTCCTCTTATCTTTATTACCTTTTCTACCACTGCCGTTTTGTTCCATCCCCATTTgcatccaaaaaaaaaagagccACAAAAGTTCCAAAAATGTTGGGGTGACAGAGAAAAATTTGAACGAAAATAAAAACTCTGGCAACTGGACAAAATTTTGATGAAAAATCCCTACAAAAAGAAAATGATGATGAAAAAGAAAAGGGGCGGACGACTTTTGTACCCAAGAAAACAGGGAACTCAAGAAACAGGGGAGGGGAAACAGAACATGCGTACTCTTAcatatagaaatagatatataGATAATAGGAACACAGGCTCAATTCCCCCCCAACACAACAAACACTACAGTAAACTTGTAGTGGGCAATTAAATGAATAGTTTTGACAGATGTGCATGATTGAAGATGGAAACCATGGTACATATACAGTTGGTATGCAGGAGAGTTGAAAGGAAAACCAGGGGCCTGTTTAAACTTTCCCATGGGCTGTTCCAAGAGCGGATTCTACTctcttatttattattattaattaattatttttatttattaagtcATGATATGATGGAATTAAAAATTCCCCACATTTGACAACTTTAAGGTTTTATATTTTCACGGGACTGATAACTTATATAGACAAATTCGAGTGATtggaataaatatttgataCCCTAGGAAATTATTTTAATCCGGACCCGTTCATTATGAGTTTAAGAGGGTTGACCCAATTattggattattattattatatatataaggtCCAGCTCAGTTTTCTATCTGTTAGGACGTATCAAGACCTGGGCTGCTGTTAATGGGCCGACCCGAGCCGGGCCTAATGGGCTTGGTATGTTTTCTAGTTCAAGTAAGACTCAAATACATTGAAGATAAGCTTGGTCATTGCACAGATATGAATGAGATAGGGATAAACTCAAGGACGGACCAATGAATGAAGAGTTCTACTTCAGGACATGTTATagttcgactaggtaacttattctattttcccctataaatacaggtactgttatGGATTCATTATTCATGACTcattattcatcacacattcactctcacttttacattcacgcactcatatcctCCTGTTTTCgtattaatcataccctctgccttcaagccactgacttaggcatcggaggggtcacgccgaaaacaccttcggcgccccttgacctagttGTTGCTTGTGCAGATCTAAGTGGTGCCCGACCCGACCTATTTCGAAAAagatttggaggatccattctaccagaccgaacccgaggtaaaaaaaTCGActtcatcaattggcgccgtctgtggaaatttgaaaaaaaagagTTTCGATGGCTAATCAGAATGGAAATCACCCAAATTTAGAGGAGTTAGTAACTCAGGCTGTTCAGAGGGCTTTGGCGGAAAGGGGTGAGGCCAATCCCCCGCACCCCGATCATAATGCCCACCTCGAGGAGATCAAAAAGTTGAAGGAAGATATGGAGCAGCTAAGGAAGAAGCAGGCCGGGTAGCTAGCTACCACAACCAGAAACATTCCTTTTACTCAGGAGATATTGGACGCCGATCTCCCCAAACAATTCAAATTGCCTCACGTCGGGGAGTATGATGGTAAAGGAGATCCTGAAGACCATTTAGCACGCTTTGAGAATGCAGCTCTGTTGCATAAATATTCTGATCAGATCAAGTGCCGGTCTTTCTTTACTACTCTTATAGGACCAGCCCAGCAATGGTTCAATATGCTACGCCCTGGGGAGATCAAGGAGTTCAAGGATTTTAGCAAATCCTTTTTACATCACTTTGCTAGCAGCAAAAACATCTTACCACTACTTTCAGCCTCTTTGCAATCAAGCAACGAGAACATGAAAATTTGAGAACATATATCCGCAGGTTTAGTGCCTTGGCTCTCGAGGTACCCATGGCTACCCCAGACGTGCTCATCAGTGCCTTCATGCAAGGACTGGATACGAAGGATTTTCCCAAATCTCTAATAAAGAGGTCGCCGGAGACATACGAGGAATTACTCGCCCGAGCTGAGAAATATGTCAACATGGAAGAAATACAGGTCTCGCGAGCAGCTGTGAAGAGGGAACGGCCAAAAAGTCCAAAGAATAATAGGGTTCCGAGCAGTAATTCCGGGATAGGACAATCATTCTGACCCGCACTATTGGGAGAATTCACCTCTTTCACTCCTTTGCACATGAGCAAAGTTCGAGCTCTTCAAATTTGTGACGATCGGAAACTCACACAAAGACCTCCATGGACTAAAAAGGGACCTCGAAATAGGGAATCAGATAAGTATTGTCACTTTCACAATGAGTATGGGCATACTACGGAGAACTGTCGTCAATTAGATCAAGAGATTGAAAGGATAATACAGCAACACtctgaattaaaaaatatattgaccCGTCAAGAAGGGTATTGCCCGAACAGGGGACAGGGAGGAAGGTCAAGACAAAGAGCCAGGACTGTTCCTCCTCACGAAGGTTTTAATCATCCAAATCAAGACCAGCCCAGGGATGACCGAGCTCATCAAAGACCGGCCCCACATGCTCGAGGAATTATCAACATGATTTCTGGAGGCCCTACTGATGGAGATTCCAATCGAGCTAGAAAATCTAGCAGCCAAAAATTGATAAACATGGAGATTGACAATCAGACTATCAACACTGGCCCGACCCTCTCTTTTGGGCCGGAAGATTTAAAAGGGTTTTCTAGCAACCATAATGATGTACTGGTAATAAGGGTCATGGTCGCAAATTACGATGTGGCCCGGATATTTTGGATTCAGGCAGTTCTGTCAATGTTCTATTTCAAGAAGCTATCAATCAAATGGACCTGGGACAGTACAAAATGGAGCCCGTCGTAACATCACTCTTTGGTTTCATGGGTCATGCAATCCGGCCTGTTGGGTTAGTACATCTACCACTAACTCTTGGGAAAGGCAACGGTCGCAAGACCAGGATTGTGAGCTTTATTATAGTAGACGCTCCATCTGCCTATAATACCATACTGGGTAGACCTGCCATGACCACTTTCATGGCTGTTGCGTCAGCTCTGCATCAGAAAATAAAGTTCCCAGTTGGTAATGAGATCGGTGAAGTACAAGGTGATCAAGTTATTGCTCGCAAATGTTATGTGGAGGAGGTCAGAATAGAACAAAAGATGACCAGGACGGATAGAGTTGATAGACCTAGACTTTCTAGCATGGAAAAAGTCAACCTAATATAAGACACAGCTGTCACCGCTGAAGAAGAGGTTGAGGAAATCATGATCTCCCCTCCTTCGGGGACGGTAAAAATTGCTAGCACCCTTGAAACACCGTTAAAGAAAACCTTATTTGAAtgcttggaaaaaaataaagatgttTTTGCATGGTCAGTTTCAGACCTGGTAGGGATCCATCGAGAAGTAGCAGAGCACAAGCTCAATGTGGTAAAGGGTTGCCATCCTATTATTCAAAGGAAACGGCACTTCGGTCCTGAGAAAGACGCAGTAATAAAGGAACAAGTAGACGAATTACTCAGAGCTGGACACATTGAGGAAATCTATTTCCCGACCTGGTTGTCCAATATAGTTCTGGTGCCAAAGTCCTCTGGTAAATGGCGCATGTGTGTGGATTTTTGGGATCTGAACAAGGCATGCCCAAAGGACTGTTATTCGTTACCCAGAATTGATCAACTTGTCGATTACACAGCGGAGCACGAGCTGCTCAGCTTCTTGGATGCCTATCAAGGATATCATCAAATCCCACTAGCTAAAGAGGACAAGAataaagtgagttttgtgacgTCAGCAGGAACATATTGTTACAGGGTCATGTTATTTGGCCTAAAAAATACTGGGGCTACATACCAAAGGTTGAtggataaaatatttgagcaacaaATCAGCAAAAATATCGAGgtctatgtagatgatatccTGGTCAAGACCCGAACTACGGACCAGTTCATTACCGACCTAACTCAaacttttcagactttgaaGCACTATCAGCTTAAGCTAAACCCTAGCAAGTGTACTTTCGGAGTCCGAGCTGGAATGTTTCTTGGTTATATGGTTACGAGAAGGGGAATTGAGGCAAATCCGGAAAAGGTCCAAGCTATTATTTATATGAGCTCGCCCAGGAATATACAGGAGGTACAAAGGTTAACAAGAAG
It encodes:
- the LOC140891590 gene encoding plant cysteine oxidase 2 isoform X1, which encodes MQMGMEQNGSGRKGNKDKRRQKKLSPVQRLYETCKEVFADCSPGIVPSPQNVEKLAAVLDQMTQADVGLSPNMRFFDNDRAPIITYLHLHECDRFSIGIFCLPPKSVIPLHNHPGMTVFSKLLFGKMHYKSYDWLNEMDANIDAATANALQSRANGLRLAKQKVDSQFTAPCETSILYPAHGGNMHILTAKTACAVLDVLGPPYCDPEGRHCQYYHEFPLNSFQAENCLLVPEEEQDEYAWLMEREKPEDFFVVGVSYKGPKIATN
- the LOC140891590 gene encoding plant cysteine oxidase 1 isoform X2, with translation MQSAGLCALDTNSTGLIKFHTNADQMTQADVGLSPNMRFFDNDRAPIITYLHLHECDRFSIGIFCLPPKSVIPLHNHPGMTVFSKLLFGKMHYKSYDWLNEMDANIDAATANALQSRANGLRLAKQKVDSQFTAPCETSILYPAHGGNMHILTAKTACAVLDVLGPPYCDPEGRHCQYYHEFPLNSFQAENCLLVPEEEQDEYAWLMEREKPEDFFVVGVSYKGPKIATN